A section of the Enterobacter sp. C2 genome encodes:
- the ppk1 gene encoding polyphosphate kinase 1 yields MGQEKLYIEKELSWLAFNERVLQEAADKSNPLIERMRFLGIYSNNLDEFYKVRFAELKRRIIISEEQGSNAHSRHLLGKIQTRVLKADQEFNGLYNDLLLEMARNQIFLINERQLSENQQTWLRHYFKHYLRQHITPILINRETDLVQFLKDDYTYLAVEIIRGESIRYALLEIPSDKVPRFVNLPPETPRRRKPMILLDNILRYCLDDIFYGFFDYDALNAYSMKMTRDAEYDLVHEMESSLMELMSSSLKQRLTAEPVRFVYQRDMPEAMVEMLRDKLTISRYDSTVPGGRYHNFKDFISFPNVGKANLVNKPLPRLRHVWFDNFRNGFDAIRERDVLLYYPYHTFEHVLELLRQASFDPNVLAIKINIYRVAKDSRIIDAMIHAAHNGKKVTVVVELQARFDEEANIHWARRLTEAGAHVIFSAPGLKIHAKLFLISRKEGEEVVRYAHIGTGNFNEKTARLYTDYSLLTADARITNEVRRVFNFIENPYRPVHFEYLLVSPQNSRRLLYDMIDREIANAQNGQPSGITLKLNNLVDKGLVDRLYAASGSGVPVNLLVRGMCSLIPELEGLSDNIRVISIVDRYLEHDRIYIFENGGDKQVYLSSADWMTRNIDYRIEVAAPLLDPRLKQRVLDIIELLFSDTVKARYIDKELSNRYVQRGNRRKVRAQLAIYDYIKSLEQPD; encoded by the coding sequence ATGGGTCAGGAAAAGCTATACATCGAAAAAGAATTAAGCTGGTTAGCGTTTAACGAACGCGTGCTTCAGGAAGCCGCCGACAAGAGCAACCCTCTTATTGAGCGAATGCGTTTTCTGGGCATCTACTCCAATAACCTTGATGAGTTCTACAAGGTGCGTTTTGCTGAGCTTAAGCGCCGGATCATCATCAGCGAAGAGCAAGGCTCCAACGCCCACTCCCGACACCTGCTTGGTAAGATCCAGACCCGCGTCCTGAAAGCCGATCAGGAGTTTAACGGCCTGTACAACGACCTGCTGCTGGAGATGGCCCGTAACCAGATCTTCTTGATCAACGAACGCCAGCTCTCTGAGAACCAGCAAACCTGGCTACGCCACTACTTTAAACACTATCTGCGCCAGCACATCACGCCGATCCTGATCAACCGCGAAACCGACCTGGTGCAGTTCCTGAAAGATGACTACACCTACCTGGCGGTAGAGATTATTCGCGGGGAGAGCATTCGCTACGCGCTGCTGGAGATCCCGTCGGATAAGGTGCCGCGCTTTGTTAACCTGCCGCCAGAGACGCCGCGCCGCCGTAAGCCAATGATCCTGCTGGATAACATCCTGCGCTACTGTCTGGACGATATCTTCTACGGCTTCTTCGACTACGATGCGCTGAATGCCTACTCGATGAAGATGACCCGTGACGCCGAGTACGACCTGGTGCACGAGATGGAGTCGAGCCTGATGGAGCTCATGTCCTCCAGCCTCAAGCAGCGCCTTACCGCCGAGCCGGTGCGTTTTGTCTACCAGCGTGATATGCCGGAGGCCATGGTTGAGATGCTGCGCGACAAGCTCACCATCTCCCGCTATGACTCTACTGTACCCGGTGGCCGCTACCACAACTTTAAAGACTTCATCAGCTTCCCGAACGTGGGCAAAGCCAACCTGGTGAACAAGCCGCTGCCGCGCCTGCGCCATGTCTGGTTCGATAACTTCCGCAACGGCTTCGACGCCATTCGCGAGCGGGACGTGCTGCTCTACTATCCGTACCACACCTTTGAGCACGTGCTGGAGCTGCTGCGCCAGGCTTCCTTCGACCCTAACGTGCTGGCGATCAAGATCAACATCTACCGCGTAGCGAAAGATTCTCGCATCATCGATGCGATGATCCACGCCGCACACAACGGCAAGAAAGTGACCGTGGTGGTGGAGCTGCAGGCGCGCTTCGATGAAGAGGCCAACATCCACTGGGCAAGGCGCCTGACCGAGGCCGGGGCGCACGTGATCTTCTCTGCACCGGGGCTGAAAATCCACGCCAAGCTGTTCCTCATCTCGCGTAAAGAGGGTGAAGAGGTGGTGCGCTACGCTCACATCGGGACCGGTAACTTTAACGAGAAAACCGCCCGGCTCTATACCGACTACTCTCTGCTTACCGCCGACGCACGCATCACTAACGAAGTGCGCCGGGTGTTTAACTTTATCGAGAACCCTTACCGACCAGTCCACTTTGAGTACCTGCTGGTGTCGCCGCAAAACTCGCGCCGCCTGCTGTACGATATGATCGACCGCGAGATCGCCAATGCGCAAAACGGTCAGCCGTCGGGGATCACCCTCAAGCTTAATAACCTGGTGGACAAAGGCCTGGTGGATCGGCTGTATGCCGCATCCGGCTCCGGCGTACCGGTTAATTTGCTGGTGCGCGGCATGTGCTCGCTGATCCCTGAGCTCGAAGGGCTGAGCGATAACATCCGGGTGATCAGCATCGTGGACCGCTATCTCGAACACGACCGCATCTATATTTTCGAAAACGGCGGCGATAAGCAGGTTTATCTCTCGTCTGCCGACTGGATGACGCGTAATATTGACTATCGCATTGAGGTTGCGGCCCCGCTGCTCGATCCGCGCCTTAAGCAACGCGTGCTGGACATCATTGAGCTTCTGTTCAGCGATACCGTGAAGGCGCGGTATATCGACAAGGAATTGAGCAATCGCTATGTGCAACGGGGCAATCGCCGCAAGGTTCGCGCTCAGCTGGCGATTTACGACTATATCAAATCACTCGAACAACCAGACTAA
- the ppx gene encoding exopolyphosphatase codes for MPINDNTPRPQEFAAVDLGSNSFHMVIARVVDGAMQIIGRLKQRVHLADGLDENSVLSEEAIERGLSCLSLFAERLQGFDPANVCIVGTHTLRQAANASDFLKRAEQVIPYPIEIISGNEEARLIFMGVEHTQPEKGRKLVIDIGGGSTELVIGEDFQPILVESRRMGCVSFAQTYFRGRIINRENFHRARMAAVQKLESLTWQYRIQGWNVALGASGSIKAAHEVLLAMGEKDGFITPERLDKLVTEVLKHNSFDELNLPGLSDERKAVFVPGLAILCGVFDALAIRELRLSDGALREGVLYEMEGRFRHQDIRSRTAQSLANQYNIDREQARRVLETTTHMYEQWEAQNPKLANPQLAALLKWAAMLHEVGLNINHSGMHRHSAYILQNSDLPGFNQEQQLMMATLVRFHRKGIKLDDLPRFTLFKKKHFLPLIQLLRLGVLLNNQRQATTTPPTLRLTTDDNHWTLSFPRDWFSQNALVLLDLEKEQDYWGAVTGWLLKIEEEHSSGVAA; via the coding sequence ATGCCGATAAATGACAATACCCCACGGCCGCAGGAGTTTGCTGCGGTCGATCTCGGTTCGAACAGTTTCCACATGGTCATTGCCCGTGTGGTGGATGGTGCCATGCAGATCATTGGCCGCCTGAAGCAGCGCGTGCATCTGGCCGACGGCCTGGATGAGAACAGCGTCCTGAGCGAAGAGGCGATTGAGCGCGGCCTGAGCTGCCTGTCGCTGTTTGCCGAACGCCTGCAGGGCTTTGACCCGGCTAACGTCTGCATTGTTGGCACACATACCCTGCGTCAGGCCGCTAACGCCTCTGATTTCCTCAAGCGTGCGGAGCAGGTCATCCCCTACCCGATCGAGATCATCTCCGGCAACGAAGAGGCCCGCCTGATCTTTATGGGCGTTGAGCACACGCAGCCGGAAAAAGGCCGCAAGCTGGTGATTGATATCGGCGGTGGCTCTACGGAACTGGTGATCGGCGAAGATTTTCAACCTATCCTGGTAGAGAGCCGCCGGATGGGCTGCGTCAGCTTTGCGCAAACCTATTTCCGCGGCCGCATCATTAACCGGGAGAACTTCCATCGCGCGCGCATGGCGGCGGTGCAGAAGCTGGAGAGCCTGACCTGGCAGTATCGTATTCAGGGCTGGAACGTGGCGCTGGGCGCATCGGGCAGCATTAAAGCCGCCCATGAAGTGCTACTGGCGATGGGCGAGAAAGATGGTTTCATCACTCCTGAACGGCTGGATAAACTGGTTACCGAGGTGCTGAAGCATAACAGCTTTGACGAGCTGAACCTGCCGGGGCTCTCCGACGAGCGCAAGGCGGTCTTCGTGCCGGGCCTGGCGATTTTGTGCGGCGTGTTTGACGCGCTGGCCATTCGCGAGCTGCGTCTCTCCGACGGCGCGCTGCGTGAAGGGGTACTGTATGAGATGGAGGGCCGTTTCCGCCATCAGGATATCCGCAGCCGTACGGCGCAGAGCCTTGCCAACCAGTATAACATTGACCGGGAGCAGGCTCGCCGCGTGCTGGAGACCACGACCCACATGTACGAGCAGTGGGAAGCGCAGAATCCGAAGCTGGCAAATCCGCAGCTGGCGGCCCTGCTGAAGTGGGCGGCGATGCTGCACGAGGTTGGGCTGAACATCAACCACAGCGGAATGCACCGCCACTCGGCCTATATCCTGCAGAACAGCGACCTGCCTGGCTTTAACCAGGAGCAGCAGTTGATGATGGCGACCCTGGTGCGCTTCCACCGCAAAGGGATCAAGCTCGACGACCTGCCGCGCTTTACCCTGTTCAAGAAGAAGCACTTTTTACCGCTGATCCAGCTCCTGCGCCTCGGCGTGCTGCTGAACAACCAGCGCCAGGCGACCACCACCCCACCGACTCTGCGTCTGACCACCGACGATAACCACTGGACCCTCAGCTTCCCCCGCGACTGGTTCTCCCAGAACGCGCTGGTGCTGCTGGACCTGGAAAAAGAGCAGGATTACTGGGGAGCGGTTACCGGCTGGCTGCTGAAGATCGAAGAGGAGCACTCCTCCGGCGTCGCGGCCTGA
- a CDS encoding EAL domain-containing protein, giving the protein MSYAKIYNLYKAKWWALPLVLPFLLLPLAHMVDTFTWVSDGSMVLYYLPLSLLLGLMLFYGWAALPGIVLSLAWHYYPQTSAPETLLKIVHFMVPIIVSWGGYRIFVTRRHNVSYGNAQLTAQRMFWQAVCPATLFLLIFHTITWLGLYDTYLALTGVTPFSLRTLINYQALLVSGLTGTPFCYLLIRVLHHPRHIKGYISRLRRDFDPKVTRLEVVAWFAVIALLMLLMLSPWDENTGIFTTNYTLSLLLPVMLWGSMRYGYRLMSIVWTPFMMVSIHYFYRYTPVSPRYEIQLTILSSSYLVFSFIIAWMSMLATRQRRMHERVSRLAWLDPVLNMPNLRALNRALADTPWSVLCFLRIPDLELLGRHYGIMLRIQYKQMLSEWLTQKLQRNECVYHLSGYDIVIRLNTESYALRIAELDKLIKQFRFAWDGMPLQPQVGMSYCYVRSPVAHLYLLLGELSTTADLSLETQRPESLQHRGSVNLQRSLKGKVEMMNRLQQALEEDRFRLMAQPIVGVRGDGYHEILLRMLDDDDELISPDAFLPVAHEFGLSSRIDLWVIEHTLRFMAHYRENEPGARFSINLSPASVCRSNFVREVARLLERYNIEAWQLIFEVTESNSLTNINQANQTLGQLQQLGCRVAIDDFGTGYASYARLKNINADILKIDGSFIRNLTSNSLDYQIVASICHLARMKKMRVVAECVETEEVRSAALSLGIDYLQGFLIGKPAPLEALAGDAQALSQRA; this is encoded by the coding sequence ATGAGCTACGCGAAAATTTATAATCTCTATAAAGCTAAATGGTGGGCGTTGCCGCTCGTCTTGCCTTTCCTGCTGCTGCCCCTTGCCCACATGGTCGATACCTTTACCTGGGTCTCGGATGGCAGCATGGTGCTCTATTACCTGCCGCTATCGCTCCTGTTAGGCCTGATGCTTTTCTACGGCTGGGCAGCGCTGCCCGGCATCGTGCTCTCGCTGGCCTGGCACTACTATCCGCAGACCAGCGCCCCAGAGACGTTGCTCAAAATCGTCCATTTTATGGTGCCCATCATCGTAAGCTGGGGCGGCTACCGGATCTTCGTCACCCGGCGGCATAACGTCTCCTACGGCAATGCGCAGCTCACCGCGCAGCGTATGTTCTGGCAGGCCGTCTGCCCGGCCACGCTGTTCCTGCTGATCTTCCATACCATCACCTGGCTTGGCCTGTATGACACATATCTGGCCCTGACCGGGGTGACGCCGTTTAGCCTGCGCACGCTGATTAACTATCAGGCGCTGCTGGTTAGCGGCCTGACCGGAACGCCGTTCTGCTATCTGCTGATCAGGGTGCTCCACCATCCGCGGCACATAAAAGGTTACATCTCTCGCCTGCGCCGGGATTTTGATCCCAAGGTGACCCGGCTGGAGGTGGTCGCCTGGTTTGCCGTCATTGCACTGCTGATGCTGCTGATGCTCTCCCCGTGGGATGAAAATACCGGCATCTTCACCACTAACTATACGCTGTCGCTGCTGCTGCCGGTGATGCTGTGGGGGTCGATGCGCTATGGCTACCGCCTGATGTCTATCGTCTGGACGCCGTTTATGATGGTAAGCATTCACTACTTCTACCGTTATACGCCGGTCTCGCCGCGCTACGAAATCCAGCTGACGATCCTCTCCTCCAGCTACCTGGTGTTCTCGTTTATCATCGCCTGGATGTCGATGTTGGCAACGCGCCAGCGGCGGATGCACGAGCGGGTGAGCCGCCTGGCGTGGCTAGACCCCGTCCTCAATATGCCCAACCTGCGGGCGCTCAACCGTGCGCTGGCGGATACTCCGTGGTCGGTGCTCTGCTTTTTACGCATCCCCGATCTGGAGCTGCTGGGAAGGCACTACGGTATTATGCTACGCATCCAGTACAAGCAGATGCTGTCCGAGTGGCTAACGCAGAAGCTGCAACGCAATGAGTGTGTATACCATCTGTCGGGGTATGACATTGTTATCCGGCTAAATACCGAGTCCTATGCGCTGCGCATCGCCGAGCTGGATAAGCTCATCAAGCAGTTCCGCTTCGCCTGGGATGGCATGCCGCTACAGCCGCAGGTCGGTATGAGCTACTGCTACGTGCGTTCGCCGGTAGCGCATCTCTATCTGCTGCTGGGCGAGCTGAGCACCACGGCGGATCTCTCCCTTGAAACCCAACGTCCAGAAAGCCTGCAGCATCGCGGGTCGGTCAACTTACAGCGCAGCCTGAAAGGTAAGGTGGAGATGATGAACCGCCTGCAACAGGCGCTGGAGGAGGACCGGTTCCGCCTGATGGCCCAGCCAATCGTCGGCGTGCGCGGTGACGGCTACCACGAGATCCTGCTGCGGATGCTTGATGACGATGACGAGCTCATCAGCCCGGATGCGTTCCTGCCAGTGGCTCATGAGTTTGGCCTTTCGTCACGCATCGACCTGTGGGTCATTGAACACACCCTGCGCTTTATGGCGCACTATCGCGAAAACGAGCCGGGGGCGCGCTTCTCCATCAATTTGTCGCCAGCGTCCGTCTGCCGGAGCAATTTTGTCCGTGAGGTCGCCAGGCTGCTGGAGCGCTATAACATTGAGGCCTGGCAGCTTATTTTTGAGGTCACGGAGAGTAACTCGTTGACCAATATTAACCAGGCAAACCAGACCCTGGGCCAGCTGCAACAATTAGGCTGCCGGGTCGCCATAGACGACTTCGGTACCGGCTATGCCAGCTATGCGCGCCTGAAAAACATTAACGCCGATATCCTGAAGATCGACGGCAGCTTTATTCGCAACCTGACGTCAAACAGCCTCGACTACCAGATTGTGGCCTCTATCTGCCATCTGGCACGGATGAAAAAGATGCGGGTGGTGGCAGAGTGCGTCGAAACGGAGGAGGTGCGTAGCGCGGCCCTTTCACTGGGGATTGACTATCTGCAAGGGTTCTTGATTGGTAAACCCGCGCCGCTTGAGGCGCTGGCGGGAGACGCTCAGGCACTGTCACAGCGTGCCTGA
- a CDS encoding YfgG family protein: MSQSHSMRKRQRFDSRMTRIVLLISFFFFFGRFVYSSIGAWYHHQDKAQSQQSSLSVETPVNKTLN, encoded by the coding sequence GTGAGCCAGTCACACAGTATGCGAAAACGACAGCGATTTGACAGTCGCATGACCCGTATCGTATTGCTTATCAGCTTTTTCTTCTTCTTCGGACGCTTCGTCTACTCCTCTATCGGTGCCTGGTACCATCATCAGGATAAAGCCCAGTCACAGCAGTCCTCTCTCTCCGTTGAGACGCCGGTAAATAAAACGCTAAATTAA
- a CDS encoding LysR family transcriptional regulator → MTTLNLGNLATFRLVVQRGSFSAAANVLGLSQPAVSLQIRQLEQFLQARLIERTGRGVKATAAGVALLAHGERIGQAVDEAIRSVSAFSHEISGTITLGTGATACIHLLPPLLQRLRLDYPLLQVGVTTGNTPSIVQAVEENRLDLGLVTLPASGRTLDITPFLNEEFVFIEALAQPHPAESLTPEVLHALPLIAFENGSSTRTLIDGWFATAGLPTIPVMQLGSIEAIKRMVSAGLGYSIVPHMSVAHPNDRKALNVRSLNPLLQRQLAIVIRQDKILSRGIGAIIQMLQKKSELI, encoded by the coding sequence ATGACGACGCTAAACCTGGGAAATCTGGCGACCTTTCGGCTGGTTGTACAGCGGGGCAGTTTTTCTGCCGCGGCAAACGTGCTTGGCCTCTCCCAGCCTGCGGTAAGCCTGCAAATTCGCCAGCTTGAGCAGTTTCTTCAGGCACGGTTGATCGAGCGAACCGGGCGAGGCGTTAAGGCGACCGCCGCTGGCGTAGCGCTGCTGGCCCACGGCGAGCGGATTGGTCAGGCTGTGGACGAAGCGATACGTTCGGTTAGCGCATTTAGTCATGAAATCAGCGGCACGATTACGCTTGGTACGGGGGCGACGGCGTGTATTCACCTCTTGCCACCGCTATTGCAGCGGCTGCGGCTAGACTATCCGCTGCTGCAGGTAGGCGTTACGACCGGAAATACGCCCAGCATTGTCCAGGCGGTAGAGGAAAATCGCCTCGATCTGGGGCTGGTTACGCTCCCCGCCAGCGGACGGACGCTTGATATCACGCCGTTTCTGAACGAAGAGTTTGTTTTTATCGAAGCGCTGGCGCAACCGCACCCGGCGGAATCGTTAACGCCCGAGGTGCTACATGCGCTGCCGCTAATCGCCTTTGAGAACGGAAGCAGTACGCGCACGCTTATCGACGGCTGGTTTGCAACAGCCGGGCTACCGACGATACCTGTGATGCAGCTTGGCAGTATCGAAGCGATCAAGCGCATGGTTAGCGCCGGGCTGGGATATAGCATTGTTCCGCATATGTCAGTGGCTCACCCAAACGATCGTAAGGCGCTAAACGTGCGTTCGCTGAATCCGCTTTTGCAGCGCCAACTGGCGATAGTCATCCGTCAGGATAAGATCCTGAGCAGAGGCATAGGGGCAATCATTCAAATGCTGCAAAAGAAAAGCGAGTTAATTTAG
- a CDS encoding MFS transporter — MTSRAIPRFLPLFAGCNQLINWGISFYMPGTFAHAIARDTHWTQPQIYLGLTLAMLVMALVSPFVARLLTRLGGKHVVTIGTLLIALSCAAMACTHSLAGWYSAWLIMGIGMRLSLYDALFAALITLYGQHARRTISQVTLAGGLASAVFWPLGESLLAIMSWREVLLIYALFGLLSAALIRPLPNQPLTMTAGSTPKTGTAQDRRSGWLFAAFIALITFVSNGTSTHLPEFIASAGLPVAAGMLWGIGQTGARFMEVVAGARLPPLRLTLVTALAMPLCFLLGLSGSLFASSAVGFVLGYGAINGLMTIVKATLPLQLFAAEDYARRTGVLLIPAQLMAAASPFVYAWLDRALGIQGALAFSLALTMVIAALAIAIVMYQTLRASGIISKSLE; from the coding sequence ATGACTTCGCGCGCGATACCTCGATTTCTCCCTCTCTTCGCTGGCTGCAATCAGCTGATTAACTGGGGTATATCGTTCTATATGCCCGGCACGTTTGCCCATGCTATCGCCCGCGATACCCACTGGACGCAGCCGCAGATCTATCTCGGCCTGACGCTGGCGATGTTGGTCATGGCGCTGGTATCCCCCTTTGTCGCCAGGCTGCTAACCAGACTGGGCGGTAAGCATGTTGTAACTATTGGCACGCTGCTGATAGCGCTAAGCTGCGCTGCCATGGCCTGCACGCACTCGCTTGCGGGCTGGTATAGCGCCTGGCTTATAATGGGTATCGGTATGCGCCTGTCGCTTTATGACGCGCTGTTTGCTGCACTCATCACCCTTTACGGACAGCACGCCCGACGCACGATTTCCCAGGTGACGCTGGCGGGCGGGCTGGCTTCCGCTGTTTTCTGGCCGCTCGGTGAGTCGCTGCTAGCCATCATGAGCTGGCGTGAGGTGCTGCTGATCTATGCGCTGTTCGGCCTGCTCAGCGCCGCGCTGATCCGCCCGCTGCCCAACCAGCCGCTAACCATGACCGCTGGCTCAACGCCGAAAACCGGCACTGCCCAAGACCGTCGCAGCGGCTGGCTGTTTGCCGCTTTTATTGCCCTTATCACCTTTGTCTCTAACGGTACATCGACACACTTGCCGGAATTTATCGCCAGTGCCGGGCTACCGGTCGCTGCGGGTATGCTGTGGGGAATCGGCCAAACGGGAGCGCGGTTTATGGAGGTCGTTGCGGGCGCACGTCTCCCCCCGCTTAGGTTGACGCTGGTTACCGCTCTGGCCATGCCGCTCTGTTTCCTGCTCGGTCTGAGCGGATCTCTGTTTGCCAGCTCGGCCGTAGGATTTGTGCTGGGGTACGGGGCGATCAATGGCCTGATGACGATTGTTAAAGCGACACTGCCGCTTCAGCTGTTCGCCGCAGAGGATTATGCCCGGCGGACGGGCGTCCTGTTGATTCCGGCGCAGCTGATGGCTGCCGCATCGCCCTTTGTCTATGCATGGCTCGATCGGGCGCTGGGGATCCAGGGCGCACTGGCCTTCTCACTGGCGCTAACCATGGTCATCGCCGCCCTGGCAATCGCCATCGTCATGTATCAAACGCTGCGCGCTTCGGGCATTATCAGTAAGTCACTGGAATAA
- a CDS encoding GNAT family N-acetyltransferase — translation MHLHSERLILRQVRPSDLNDLFRIYGDPATNQFNPAGPHPDIDHSHTVLDGWLEHWQTHGFGNWAVSRIDKPDEIVGFGGIRIVQYDTFAINNLGYRLAVEAWGQGFATEFASTALHYGFDTLNLDEVSAVVRKNHTASQKVLTKCGLAFAREIHDVKDAPPSLLYTLTRSRYRSDD, via the coding sequence ATGCATCTGCACTCTGAACGACTCATTCTGCGCCAGGTAAGGCCTTCCGATCTCAACGATCTGTTTCGTATCTACGGCGACCCGGCGACAAATCAATTTAATCCGGCCGGGCCGCATCCGGATATCGATCATTCCCACACGGTGTTGGACGGCTGGCTTGAGCACTGGCAGACCCACGGGTTCGGCAACTGGGCTGTCTCCCGAATCGACAAACCTGATGAGATTGTTGGCTTTGGTGGAATACGCATCGTGCAATACGACACGTTCGCGATCAACAATTTGGGCTATCGCCTGGCGGTAGAGGCGTGGGGACAGGGTTTCGCCACCGAGTTCGCCAGTACAGCGCTGCACTACGGTTTCGATACGTTAAACCTTGATGAGGTTTCGGCAGTGGTGAGGAAAAATCATACCGCGTCACAAAAGGTGTTAACCAAGTGCGGACTGGCGTTTGCCAGGGAGATCCACGATGTAAAAGACGCGCCGCCCAGCCTGCTCTATACGTTGACGCGCAGCCGTTACAGAAGCGACGATTAG
- a CDS encoding DUF943 family protein, whose protein sequence is MKKSSILVIIIAVLALGFFFVNKPASVEVMAVVKTPNTVLIAVKGLPYSAKSKLSWWLDNKSLLSSQYKLDFTEPNEQPSVYIYDFGDGFKKEEMKDRLCFNSVSPPNNCVDKNITMVISQRRNGETKLAIDDDVFIQDKSGKIVKQSPQ, encoded by the coding sequence ATGAAAAAAAGCAGTATCTTAGTCATTATCATAGCAGTTTTAGCCCTGGGGTTTTTCTTTGTTAATAAACCTGCATCCGTTGAAGTGATGGCGGTAGTCAAAACCCCAAACACGGTATTGATTGCGGTGAAAGGACTCCCCTACTCTGCTAAAAGCAAACTGAGCTGGTGGCTTGATAACAAAAGCCTACTGTCATCACAGTATAAACTTGATTTCACCGAGCCTAATGAGCAGCCTAGTGTTTACATCTATGACTTTGGCGATGGCTTTAAAAAGGAAGAGATGAAGGACAGGCTGTGCTTTAACAGCGTATCGCCGCCCAATAACTGCGTTGATAAAAACATCACTATGGTTATTTCTCAACGCAGGAATGGTGAGACAAAGCTGGCCATTGATGATGATGTTTTCATTCAGGATAAAAGCGGCAAGATAGTAAAACAAAGCCCGCAATAA